A DNA window from Drosophila biarmipes strain raj3 chromosome 2R, RU_DBia_V1.1, whole genome shotgun sequence contains the following coding sequences:
- the LOC108036515 gene encoding uncharacterized protein LOC108036515 isoform X1 produces the protein MALNKRNSSHSDAISGAEVDYKFSCRCCLKTDVEYLKLDSVAVARSLDPADTSDKIPLLRCLLFCVSAENAPELPQYICIECSKSLQVAYYFLKNALRAHEILCRKLCPKRGQRRLNGSLVQEPEKKVDNPLFEDEADKTKPLKTMRHECQVCGVVVYNRLELKQHIRQHAEGLSYNCKLCDFTTLKQRVLLEHYVNTHGLSTGQAEEHIKNIDLPVPRYEEPKPVCTLEDMELLIPTVLTPDDYAQPQLQPYIDSEQLRDIEHQLAVSMGETVPGVDSLTSTLPPMDTPNVSIGTEYLVLPDGSLQQVNGSGVVIEYIDDSKPNNASNVNISLQNLLGGTEPSEPMDIDVSELIVEDVVPQIKARPKLTAVGTPARPKPIAGGSPAYKHKCKVCPKTFSTAMRLKSHQLTHSNFPKFFCDQCDFYSLRSADLIQHYKMVHHRSDENGRSEKEPDSRVFSCDMCLFETHTASQLRSHYTDGHMVRPTEVQLRPSWSSEAGASSLQVPAPGGVGSKQLPSVRKPEHNDIPIGIKYPPVVVEQQEPMQQPVPMATTSTTLTQTGDINVVVDATPLFYAATTCPTVVATNPVQVPVTTVGESTGETNSNAFGIFPEISEGTLPVNEAVQQAVQQVAANTSNISIFGDMQDFIDNTDVAAICTIPADDMPVVDGDDIVIDNNNISLDFDAENLFEDFEEEEDAGEEEEEEADNDDENDNNDAATDQNLLLTSDDDDVDDFDDEQSKHLQKPYCIYCNKKFTSQYKFENHMFVHRGLAPYRCELCTNLYNMKRLLIRHYKTVHKRMPTRDMVQAKGDKVSVAPSNIEKVYLGEIKKPLLMCAKCPFECESDADMRQHLNAHHGINDGVSLHANEVFIIRKLPFECPRCIRSFAAKSTLSRHLQRSHLVDTIIEMQTPESAESTTVTLGTSSSTTSGPENPVFEENKQNKMMETDGGAEGMTAAASGNGCGNEEAGKDDGSGIKMEPAVPEEELDPVTLDAATAVTTTAIAAAITAAAAAAATSSSESPITTTPSTSTNLFPTPTQFDYDYDFIGDAAQRSTPNLHAIPKGTTTDAPPSSQINGSDKLLTTAALTPSPVKGLRSNSRLLRPPTYACKLCNKTFDELGKLVKHEMELHSNTEPSRWGYQHKCAICNTSYRTLTLLKFHMKRHGARKTQCKLCPKTFVTSAELERHTKAKHNKEKTLRCMLDGCRKTFAFKHHLVRHQNAMHLDTRYICTVCNKEFKSSLHLRNHMSVHKGFATYNCPKCERSYLRRGRLARHVLLIHKIRLTSEELADISAQSVDTNNPKPTCNKDVDGEKEIKEEAAAACNNSK, from the exons ATGGCGCTGAACAAGAGGAACAGCTCGCACTCTGACGCGATTTCGGGCGCCGAAGTGGACTACAAGTTTTCGTGTCGCTGCTGCCTGAAGACTGATGTGGAGTACCTCAAACTGGACTCGGTGGCGGTGGCGCGCAGCCTGGATCCGGCGGACACATCGGACAAGATACCCCTGCTCCGATGCCTGCTCTTCTGCGTGAGCGCCGAGAATGCCCCCGAGCTGCCGCAGTACATCTGCATCGAGTGCAGCAAGAGCCTGCAGGTGGCCTACTACTTCCTCAAGAATGCACTGCGTGCCCACGAGATCCTGTGTCGCAAACTGTGTCCCAAAAGGGGCCAGAGGAGACTCAATGGTTCTCTGGTCCAGGAGCCGGAGAAGAAAGTTGATAACCCACTCTTCGAAGAC GAGGCGGACAAGACGAAGCCCTTAAAAACTATGCGGCACGAGTGCCAGGTATGCGGCGTGGTGGTCTACAATCGCCTGGAGCTCAAGCAGCACATACGCCAGCATGCAG AGGGCCTGTCGTACAACTGCAAGCTGTGCGACTTCACCACGCTGAAGCAGCGCGTACTGCTGGAGCACTACGTCAACACTCACGGCCTGTCCACTGGCCAAGCGGAGGAGCACATCAAAAACATCGACTTGCCTGTGCCCAGATATGAGGAACCCAAGCCGGTGTGCACGCTGGAGGATATGGAGCTACTTATTCCGACTGTTCTGACGCCAGATGACTACGCGCAGCCTCAGCTGCAGCCGTATATCGATTCCGAGCAGCTGCGCGATATCGAGCACCAGCTGGCCGTCAGCATGGGCGAGACGGTACCGGGCGTGGACTCTCTGACCTCCACTTTACCGCCCATGGACACACCCAATGTGAGCATAGGAACCGAGTACCTGGTCCTGCCCGATGGCTCACTGCAGCAAGTTAATGGAAGCG GCGTGGTCATAGAGTATATCGATGACAGCAAGCCAAACAACGCCTCCAATGTCAATATCAGCCTACAAAACCTTCTAGGCGGCACCGAGCCAAGTGAACCGATGGACATCGATGTCAGCGAACTGATTGTGGAGGATGTTGTGCCGCAAATAAAAG CCAGGCCAAAGCTAACAGCTGTCGGAACGCCTGCAAGGCCAAAGCCAATAGCAGGCGGATCGCCCGCTTACAAGCACAAGTGCAAAGTGTGTCCAAAGACATTTTCCACTGCGATGCGTCTCAAATCTCACCAGTTGACACACAGCA ATTTTCCCAAGTTCTTCTGCGACCAGTGCGACTTTTACTCGCTGCGCAGCGCTGATCTCATACAGCACTACAAGATGGTCCACCATCGTTCTGATGAAAACGGCCGGAGCGAAAAGGAGCCAGATTCACGAGTCTTTTCGTGCGACATGTGCCTATTCGAGACGCACACAGCCAGCCAGCTGCGATCCCACTACACGGACGGGCACATGGTGAGGCCCACGGAGGTGCAGCTGAGACCAAGTTGGTCGAGTGAGGCGGGAGCTAGCAGTCTCCAAGTTCCGGCTCCGGGTGGCGTTGGCTCCAAGCAGCTCCCTTCGGTCAGGAAACCAGAACACAATGACATCCCCATAGGCATTAAAT ATCCGCCAGTTGTTGTGGAACAGCAGGAGCCCATGCAGCAGCCAGTGCCGATGGCCACCACCTCCACGACCCTCACACAAACGGGCGACATCAACGTGGTCGTGGATGCCACGCCGCTCTTCTATGCGGCAACTACTTGCCCGACTGTTGTAGCGACGAACCCGGTGCAGGTCCCAGTGACAACGGTTGGCGAATCAACCGGAGAAACCAACAGCAATGCATTTGGAATCTTTCCCGAAATCTCAGAGGGCACTCTGCCTGTGAACGAAGCCGTGCAGCAAGCCGTTCAGCAAGTGGCAGCCAATACTTCCAACATATCCATATTTGGCGACATGCAGGATTTTATTGACAACACCGATGTGGCTGCCATATGCACCATTCCGGCGGACGATATGCCCGTGGTGGATGGCGATGACATCGTGATTGATAACAACAATATAAGTCTGGACTTTGATGCCGAGAACTTGTTTGAGGACTTCGAGGAAGAGGAGGATGCGGgcgaagaggaggaggaggaggcggacaACGATGACGAGAATGACAACAACGATGCTGCCACAGATCAGAATCTGCTGCTCACtagcgacgatgatgatgtCGACGACTTTGATGACGAGCAATCAAAGCATTTGCAAAAGCCCTACTGCATATACTGCAACAAGAAGTTCACCAGCCAGTATAAGTTCGAGAACCACATGTTTGTCCATCGGG GTCTGGCCCCCTATCGCTGTGAGCTGTGCACCAACCTGTACAACATGAAGCGTCTGCTGATCAGGCACTACAAAACTGTGCACAAGCGAATGCCTACCAGGGACATGGTGCAGGCCAAGGGCGATAAGGTTTCAGTGGCCCCCAGCAACATCGAGAAAGTGTACCTTGGCGAGATAAAGA AACCATTGCTCATGTGCGCCAAATGTCCTTTCGAGTGCGAATCAGATGCGGACATGCGGCAGCATCTGAATGCCCATCACGGGATTAATGACGGAG TGTCTCTACATGCCAACGAGGTGTTTATTATTCGCA AACTTCCTTTTGAATGCCCGCGCTGCATTCGATCTTTTGCGGCCAAAAGCACCCTCAGCCGCCACCTGCAGCGCAGCCACTTGGTGGACACTATTATAGAGATGCAAACGCCAGAATCGGCGGAAAGCACCACTGTAACCTTGGGCACATCGTCGTCCACAACCTCTGGACCAGAGAACCCGGTCTTTGAGGAAAACAAACAGAATAAGATGATGGAGACGGACGGTGGGGCTGAGGGGATGACAGCGGCGGCTTCAGGCAATGGCTGTGGCAATG AAGAAGCTGGCAAAGATGATGGATCGGGAATAAAAATGGAACCGGCAGTGCCAGAAGAAGAACTAGATCCAGTGACATTGGACGCGGCCACGGCGGTGACGACAACAGCAATAGCAGCAGCaataacagcagcagcagcagcggcagctaCTTCCTCCTCCGAATCGCCCATCACGACGACACCCTCAACGTCGACCAACCTCTTTCCCACTCCCACACAGTTTGATTACGATTATGACTTCATCGGAGATGCAGCCCAGCGATCTACGCCAAATCTGCATGCCATTCCCAAAGGCACCACCACGGATGCCCCACCTAGCAGTCAGATCAACGGAAGTGACAAACTATTGACCACCGCCGCCCTAACTCCATCGCCAGTGAAGGGTTTGCGCTCCAACTCCCGTCTGCTTCGCCCTCCCACTTACGCATGCAAGCTGTGCAACAAGACCTTCGACGAACTGGGCAAGCTGGTTAAGCACGAGATGGAGCTGCACTCTAATACGGAGCCATCGCGATGGGGCTACCAACACAAGTGTGCAATCTGCAATACATCGTACCGAACACTCACTCTGCTCAAGTTCCATATGAAGCGACACGGCGCCCGGAAAACACAGTGCAAACTCTGCCCCAAAACCTTTGTGACCAGCGCTGAGCTGGAGCGGCACACAAAGGCAAAGCACAACAAAGAGAAGACGCTCCGGTGCATGTTGGATGGCTGCCGCAAGACGTTCGCCTTCAAACATCATTTGGTGCGCCATCAGAACGCAATGCATTTGGACACGCGGTATATATGCACCGTCTGCAACAAGGAGTTCAAATCCAGTTTACATTTGAGGAATCACATGAGCGTGCACAAGGGCTTCGCCACCTACAACTGTCCCAAGTGCGAGCGCTCCTACTTGCGTCGTGGCAG ATTAGCAAGACATGTCCTATTGATTCACAAAATTCGGTTAACTTCAGAAGAGTTGGCTGACATCTCTGCACAGTCTGTGGACACTAACAACCCAAAGCCCACTTGCAATAAGGATGTGGATGGCGAAAAGGAAATCAAGGAGGAGGCCGCAGCTGCATGCAATAATTCCAAATAG
- the LOC108036248 gene encoding INO80 complex subunit E, protein MLDGWYCRSLANQEEGGIKDEPRSDDEPQPPARDRVPALSRGPAPASSSSVTAGLGANETDFKERYKNLKKKLKFLIYENEYFQDLLHTNQRRLLKVSRDRTFLLDRLLLYEKPAKDSSDSDATDSSDSEPASTSGAAGGSQTSKDASRRKHKDKGTPGTPGVAPHMPTVGATRGRRRKILTGMMPANHGIHPTPAKRQLTATVSPSQQQLQLQAAPKEVSPGLSQAEIARQLQERRPTPLELMSPGATVPTTMLSDESPSKCYPNETLHHLMEDDCGSHSHEVAAEECVPMEYTS, encoded by the exons CCTGCCAGGGATCGTGTTCCGGCACTTTCCCGCGGTCCAGCGCCTGCTAGCTCGTCCTCCGTCACGGCGGGATTGGGAGCCAATGAGACGGACTTCAAGGAGCGCTACAAGAACCTCAAGAAGAAGCTCAAGTTCCTCATCTAC GAGAACGAGTACTTTCAAGATCTGTTGCACACCAACCAGCGGCGTCTGCTGAAGGTTTCCCGCGATCGCACCTTCCTGCTTGACCGCCTGCTGCTGTACGAGAAGCCGGCGAAGGACTCCAGTGACTCGGACGCCACCGACAGCTCCGATTCGGAGCCAGCATCAACGTCGGGAGCTGCCGGAGGATCGCAGACATCCAAAGACGCCAGTCGCCGGAAGCACAAGGACAAGGGAACCCCTGGCACTCCGGGTGTGGCCCCGCACATGCCCACTGTGGGCGCCACAAGGGGACGAAGACGCAAAATTCTAACAGGAATGATGCCCGCGAACCATGGAATACATCCGACTCCGGCCAAAAGACAACTCACCGCCACAGTTTCACCTtcgcagcagcaactgcagcttCAGGCTGCTCCCAAGGAAGTGTCGCCTGGCCTGAGTCAAGCGGAGATCGCCCGCCAGTTGCAGGAGAGGCGTCCCACGCCCCTGGAGCTCATGAGTCCCGGGGCCACAGTGCCCACCACGATGCTCAGCGATGAGAGCCCCTCCAAGTG CTATCCCAATGAGACCCTGCACCATCTCATGGAGGACGATTGTGGATCCCATTCGCACGAGGTGGCGGCCGAGGAGTGCGTGCCCATGGAGTACACCAGTTAA
- the LOC108036515 gene encoding uncharacterized protein LOC108036515 isoform X2 — MALNKRNSSHSDAISGAEVDYKFSCRCCLKTDVEYLKLDSVAVARSLDPADTSDKIPLLRCLLFCVSAENAPELPQYICIECSKSLQVAYYFLKNALRAHEILCRKLCPKRGQRRLNGSLVQEPEKKVDNPLFEDEADKTKPLKTMRHECQVCGVVVYNRLELKQHIRQHAEGLSYNCKLCDFTTLKQRVLLEHYVNTHGLSTGQAEEHIKNIDLPVPRYEEPKPVCTLEDMELLIPTVLTPDDYAQPQLQPYIDSEQLRDIEHQLAVSMGETVPGVDSLTSTLPPMDTPNVSIGTEYLVLPDGSLQQVNGSGVVIEYIDDSKPNNASNVNISLQNLLGGTEPSEPMDIDVSELIVEDVVPQIKARPKLTAVGTPARPKPIAGGSPAYKHKCKVCPKTFSTAMRLKSHQLTHSNFPKFFCDQCDFYSLRSADLIQHYKMVHHRSDENGRSEKEPDSRVFSCDMCLFETHTASQLRSHYTDGHMVRPTEVQLRPSWSSEAGASSLQVPAPGGVGSKQLPSVRKPEHNDIPIGIKYPPVVVEQQEPMQQPVPMATTSTTLTQTGDINVVVDATPLFYAATTCPTVVATNPVQVPVTTVGESTGETNSNAFGIFPEISEGTLPVNEAVQQAVQQVAANTSNISIFGDMQDFIDNTDVAAICTIPADDMPVVDGDDIVIDNNNISLDFDAENLFEDFEEEEDAGEEEEEEADNDDENDNNDAATDQNLLLTSDDDDVDDFDDEQSKHLQKPYCIYCNKKFTSQYKFENHMFVHRGLAPYRCELCTNLYNMKRLLIRHYKTVHKRMPTRDMVQAKGDKVSVAPSNIEKVYLGEIKKPLLMCAKCPFECESDADMRQHLNAHHGINDGVSLHANEVFIIRKLPFECPRCIRSFAAKSTLSRHLQRSHLVDTIIEMQTPESAESTTVTLGTSSSTTSGPENPVFEENKQNKMMETDGGAEGMTAAASGNGCGNEAGKDDGSGIKMEPAVPEEELDPVTLDAATAVTTTAIAAAITAAAAAAATSSSESPITTTPSTSTNLFPTPTQFDYDYDFIGDAAQRSTPNLHAIPKGTTTDAPPSSQINGSDKLLTTAALTPSPVKGLRSNSRLLRPPTYACKLCNKTFDELGKLVKHEMELHSNTEPSRWGYQHKCAICNTSYRTLTLLKFHMKRHGARKTQCKLCPKTFVTSAELERHTKAKHNKEKTLRCMLDGCRKTFAFKHHLVRHQNAMHLDTRYICTVCNKEFKSSLHLRNHMSVHKGFATYNCPKCERSYLRRGRLARHVLLIHKIRLTSEELADISAQSVDTNNPKPTCNKDVDGEKEIKEEAAAACNNSK, encoded by the exons ATGGCGCTGAACAAGAGGAACAGCTCGCACTCTGACGCGATTTCGGGCGCCGAAGTGGACTACAAGTTTTCGTGTCGCTGCTGCCTGAAGACTGATGTGGAGTACCTCAAACTGGACTCGGTGGCGGTGGCGCGCAGCCTGGATCCGGCGGACACATCGGACAAGATACCCCTGCTCCGATGCCTGCTCTTCTGCGTGAGCGCCGAGAATGCCCCCGAGCTGCCGCAGTACATCTGCATCGAGTGCAGCAAGAGCCTGCAGGTGGCCTACTACTTCCTCAAGAATGCACTGCGTGCCCACGAGATCCTGTGTCGCAAACTGTGTCCCAAAAGGGGCCAGAGGAGACTCAATGGTTCTCTGGTCCAGGAGCCGGAGAAGAAAGTTGATAACCCACTCTTCGAAGAC GAGGCGGACAAGACGAAGCCCTTAAAAACTATGCGGCACGAGTGCCAGGTATGCGGCGTGGTGGTCTACAATCGCCTGGAGCTCAAGCAGCACATACGCCAGCATGCAG AGGGCCTGTCGTACAACTGCAAGCTGTGCGACTTCACCACGCTGAAGCAGCGCGTACTGCTGGAGCACTACGTCAACACTCACGGCCTGTCCACTGGCCAAGCGGAGGAGCACATCAAAAACATCGACTTGCCTGTGCCCAGATATGAGGAACCCAAGCCGGTGTGCACGCTGGAGGATATGGAGCTACTTATTCCGACTGTTCTGACGCCAGATGACTACGCGCAGCCTCAGCTGCAGCCGTATATCGATTCCGAGCAGCTGCGCGATATCGAGCACCAGCTGGCCGTCAGCATGGGCGAGACGGTACCGGGCGTGGACTCTCTGACCTCCACTTTACCGCCCATGGACACACCCAATGTGAGCATAGGAACCGAGTACCTGGTCCTGCCCGATGGCTCACTGCAGCAAGTTAATGGAAGCG GCGTGGTCATAGAGTATATCGATGACAGCAAGCCAAACAACGCCTCCAATGTCAATATCAGCCTACAAAACCTTCTAGGCGGCACCGAGCCAAGTGAACCGATGGACATCGATGTCAGCGAACTGATTGTGGAGGATGTTGTGCCGCAAATAAAAG CCAGGCCAAAGCTAACAGCTGTCGGAACGCCTGCAAGGCCAAAGCCAATAGCAGGCGGATCGCCCGCTTACAAGCACAAGTGCAAAGTGTGTCCAAAGACATTTTCCACTGCGATGCGTCTCAAATCTCACCAGTTGACACACAGCA ATTTTCCCAAGTTCTTCTGCGACCAGTGCGACTTTTACTCGCTGCGCAGCGCTGATCTCATACAGCACTACAAGATGGTCCACCATCGTTCTGATGAAAACGGCCGGAGCGAAAAGGAGCCAGATTCACGAGTCTTTTCGTGCGACATGTGCCTATTCGAGACGCACACAGCCAGCCAGCTGCGATCCCACTACACGGACGGGCACATGGTGAGGCCCACGGAGGTGCAGCTGAGACCAAGTTGGTCGAGTGAGGCGGGAGCTAGCAGTCTCCAAGTTCCGGCTCCGGGTGGCGTTGGCTCCAAGCAGCTCCCTTCGGTCAGGAAACCAGAACACAATGACATCCCCATAGGCATTAAAT ATCCGCCAGTTGTTGTGGAACAGCAGGAGCCCATGCAGCAGCCAGTGCCGATGGCCACCACCTCCACGACCCTCACACAAACGGGCGACATCAACGTGGTCGTGGATGCCACGCCGCTCTTCTATGCGGCAACTACTTGCCCGACTGTTGTAGCGACGAACCCGGTGCAGGTCCCAGTGACAACGGTTGGCGAATCAACCGGAGAAACCAACAGCAATGCATTTGGAATCTTTCCCGAAATCTCAGAGGGCACTCTGCCTGTGAACGAAGCCGTGCAGCAAGCCGTTCAGCAAGTGGCAGCCAATACTTCCAACATATCCATATTTGGCGACATGCAGGATTTTATTGACAACACCGATGTGGCTGCCATATGCACCATTCCGGCGGACGATATGCCCGTGGTGGATGGCGATGACATCGTGATTGATAACAACAATATAAGTCTGGACTTTGATGCCGAGAACTTGTTTGAGGACTTCGAGGAAGAGGAGGATGCGGgcgaagaggaggaggaggaggcggacaACGATGACGAGAATGACAACAACGATGCTGCCACAGATCAGAATCTGCTGCTCACtagcgacgatgatgatgtCGACGACTTTGATGACGAGCAATCAAAGCATTTGCAAAAGCCCTACTGCATATACTGCAACAAGAAGTTCACCAGCCAGTATAAGTTCGAGAACCACATGTTTGTCCATCGGG GTCTGGCCCCCTATCGCTGTGAGCTGTGCACCAACCTGTACAACATGAAGCGTCTGCTGATCAGGCACTACAAAACTGTGCACAAGCGAATGCCTACCAGGGACATGGTGCAGGCCAAGGGCGATAAGGTTTCAGTGGCCCCCAGCAACATCGAGAAAGTGTACCTTGGCGAGATAAAGA AACCATTGCTCATGTGCGCCAAATGTCCTTTCGAGTGCGAATCAGATGCGGACATGCGGCAGCATCTGAATGCCCATCACGGGATTAATGACGGAG TGTCTCTACATGCCAACGAGGTGTTTATTATTCGCA AACTTCCTTTTGAATGCCCGCGCTGCATTCGATCTTTTGCGGCCAAAAGCACCCTCAGCCGCCACCTGCAGCGCAGCCACTTGGTGGACACTATTATAGAGATGCAAACGCCAGAATCGGCGGAAAGCACCACTGTAACCTTGGGCACATCGTCGTCCACAACCTCTGGACCAGAGAACCCGGTCTTTGAGGAAAACAAACAGAATAAGATGATGGAGACGGACGGTGGGGCTGAGGGGATGACAGCGGCGGCTTCAGGCAATGGCTGTGGCAATG AAGCTGGCAAAGATGATGGATCGGGAATAAAAATGGAACCGGCAGTGCCAGAAGAAGAACTAGATCCAGTGACATTGGACGCGGCCACGGCGGTGACGACAACAGCAATAGCAGCAGCaataacagcagcagcagcagcggcagctaCTTCCTCCTCCGAATCGCCCATCACGACGACACCCTCAACGTCGACCAACCTCTTTCCCACTCCCACACAGTTTGATTACGATTATGACTTCATCGGAGATGCAGCCCAGCGATCTACGCCAAATCTGCATGCCATTCCCAAAGGCACCACCACGGATGCCCCACCTAGCAGTCAGATCAACGGAAGTGACAAACTATTGACCACCGCCGCCCTAACTCCATCGCCAGTGAAGGGTTTGCGCTCCAACTCCCGTCTGCTTCGCCCTCCCACTTACGCATGCAAGCTGTGCAACAAGACCTTCGACGAACTGGGCAAGCTGGTTAAGCACGAGATGGAGCTGCACTCTAATACGGAGCCATCGCGATGGGGCTACCAACACAAGTGTGCAATCTGCAATACATCGTACCGAACACTCACTCTGCTCAAGTTCCATATGAAGCGACACGGCGCCCGGAAAACACAGTGCAAACTCTGCCCCAAAACCTTTGTGACCAGCGCTGAGCTGGAGCGGCACACAAAGGCAAAGCACAACAAAGAGAAGACGCTCCGGTGCATGTTGGATGGCTGCCGCAAGACGTTCGCCTTCAAACATCATTTGGTGCGCCATCAGAACGCAATGCATTTGGACACGCGGTATATATGCACCGTCTGCAACAAGGAGTTCAAATCCAGTTTACATTTGAGGAATCACATGAGCGTGCACAAGGGCTTCGCCACCTACAACTGTCCCAAGTGCGAGCGCTCCTACTTGCGTCGTGGCAG ATTAGCAAGACATGTCCTATTGATTCACAAAATTCGGTTAACTTCAGAAGAGTTGGCTGACATCTCTGCACAGTCTGTGGACACTAACAACCCAAAGCCCACTTGCAATAAGGATGTGGATGGCGAAAAGGAAATCAAGGAGGAGGCCGCAGCTGCATGCAATAATTCCAAATAG